One Ignavibacterium sp. DNA segment encodes these proteins:
- a CDS encoding LysM peptidoglycan-binding domain-containing protein, protein MSIKSKLLGIVSLVLLFTAVNFAQEMTEEQWESEMTTFKNKKAALESEISALKSDIDNLKAMNLQDPEECIDELYQIVGATRNDVNNFRKAVNELDGKIKRKEGPKNDRQTDLNTLKKNKISALPEFFSKVHNQMQKDLDNWVEAPSEINYTVVKGDCLWNIAKKKEHYGNGFAWPVIYKANRDQIKNPDLIYPKQVFKIPNLTEEEKSKYEKLRKNYKPAPVQ, encoded by the coding sequence ATGAGTATCAAATCAAAATTATTAGGAATAGTTTCCCTGGTTCTTCTGTTTACTGCTGTTAATTTTGCACAGGAAATGACTGAGGAGCAATGGGAATCAGAAATGACTACTTTCAAGAATAAGAAAGCTGCACTTGAAAGTGAAATCAGCGCTCTTAAGAGCGATATTGATAATTTAAAGGCTATGAATTTGCAGGATCCTGAAGAATGCATCGATGAGTTATACCAGATTGTTGGTGCTACAAGAAACGATGTAAATAACTTCAGAAAAGCTGTTAATGAATTAGATGGCAAGATCAAAAGAAAAGAAGGTCCAAAGAATGACAGACAAACTGATCTTAATACATTAAAGAAAAATAAAATATCAGCTTTACCAGAGTTCTTTTCAAAAGTTCATAATCAAATGCAAAAAGACTTAGATAACTGGGTTGAAGCTCCGTCAGAAATCAACTATACAGTTGTTAAAGGTGATTGTCTCTGGAACATTGCAAAGAAAAAAGAACACTATGGTAATGGATTTGCTTGGCCTGTAATTTACAAAGCTAACAGAGATCAGATTAAGAATCCTGATTTGATTTATCCAAAACAAGTTTTCAAGATTCCTAATCTTACAGAAGAAGAAAAATCAAAATATGAAAAACTAAGAAAGAATTATAAACCAGCTCCGGTACAATAA
- the radC gene encoding DNA repair protein RadC, whose product MLKVRDLPKDDRPREKLLLLGSQSLTDAELIAILLRTGTKGKSVIQIAQELISKETNLAQLASKTIADLTKNSGIGKDKAATLLAAFEISRRILSQTKWFSKKKITSPADVAEIFIPILRDEVKEHFIVVCLNSANKIIRYVRISQGNLNSSVVAQREIFKTAVENNSASIILIHNHPSENPEPSNEDIAITKKVVEAGKMMDIPVYDHIIIAGSTYTSFVERRLI is encoded by the coding sequence ATGCTTAAAGTTAGAGATTTACCTAAGGACGATAGACCAAGAGAAAAATTACTATTGCTTGGTTCACAAAGCTTGACAGATGCAGAGCTGATTGCAATTTTATTGCGAACTGGAACAAAAGGTAAATCTGTTATTCAGATTGCACAGGAATTAATTAGTAAAGAAACCAATCTTGCTCAGCTTGCATCAAAAACCATTGCTGATTTGACTAAAAATTCAGGAATTGGCAAAGATAAAGCAGCAACATTATTAGCAGCATTTGAAATTAGCAGAAGAATTCTGTCGCAGACTAAATGGTTTTCAAAGAAGAAGATTACTTCTCCCGCTGATGTTGCTGAAATTTTTATCCCAATACTGAGGGACGAGGTAAAAGAACATTTCATTGTTGTTTGTTTAAACTCGGCAAATAAGATAATACGTTATGTAAGAATTTCTCAGGGTAATTTAAATTCCAGTGTTGTTGCTCAAAGAGAAATATTTAAGACCGCTGTAGAAAATAATTCTGCAAGCATTATTCTTATTCATAATCATCCAAGTGAAAATCCAGAACCCAGTAATGAAGATATTGCGATAACAAAAAAAGTTGTTGAGGCTGGTAAGATGATGGATATACCTGTCTATGATCATATAATAATTGCGGGTAGTACATATACCAGTTTTGTGGAAAGACGTCTTATATGA
- a CDS encoding CDC27 family protein — MKDEKIKYKLKLASTYVSEGKNLHAIQIYQRLINLTDSDEIYYLLTELYESMGFTDSAIGLLEQLHSKFPENINISLYYGQFLLRNSKWYEAIQILDNIKQNNSFVLYLIAYSYLMINEFEISKDYFTDYIKSNDNDELKLKAHLYLAIIEYELKNYDKALDFVNKAQFVYSDFWELNLISAKIYYSLKMYNHALTSIEKALRTNANDVSVQEYAGKIFYALEDFEKSEMHFSKAIELSS, encoded by the coding sequence ATGAAAGATGAAAAAATAAAGTATAAGTTGAAGCTTGCTTCTACGTATGTTTCTGAAGGGAAAAATCTGCATGCTATCCAAATTTATCAACGACTTATTAATCTGACAGATTCTGATGAGATATACTACTTATTAACTGAACTTTATGAGAGTATGGGATTTACTGATTCAGCAATTGGTCTGTTAGAACAATTACATTCCAAGTTTCCAGAGAATATCAATATTTCACTTTACTACGGACAGTTTTTATTAAGGAATTCAAAATGGTATGAAGCTATTCAGATTCTTGATAACATAAAACAAAACAACTCTTTTGTTTTATATCTTATTGCTTATTCCTACCTGATGATAAATGAATTTGAGATAAGCAAAGATTACTTTACAGATTATATTAAGAGCAATGATAATGACGAATTAAAGCTTAAGGCTCATCTTTATCTTGCAATCATTGAATATGAACTTAAAAACTATGACAAGGCTTTAGATTTTGTAAATAAAGCACAATTTGTTTATTCAGATTTTTGGGAGTTAAATCTAATATCTGCAAAAATTTATTACAGCCTTAAAATGTATAATCACGCACTTACATCAATTGAGAAAGCATTAAGGACAAACGCTAATGATGTAAGTGTTCAGGAATATGCCGGCAAGATTTTTTATGCATTGGAGGATTTTGAAAAATCTGAAATGCATTTTTCAAAAGCAATTGAGCTTAGCTCTTAG
- a CDS encoding ABC transporter substrate-binding protein — MRTAFLLLFLFTLSVHSQNISVDNNRDFEKALQFYKSHKYSDALSLFKLIESRKENNSKLTASSLFICKILQEQKKYSESESALKSFLEKYPTSRYLEEANTLLINNYIQQQKYLSAFNNLINLLNESNSVVYKNENKNLAEKIALYYLKSSDIGKTLEQYENEKIEPFLILLEGKLLLQENDKLNAGKKFSEITSNFISSEEYLEALNLKKNIRSTQNDESVPAVGVLISLTDSNDREIISALEVLEGMKFAFHKYNSTNTDKIGLIVKDIKRNNELTNQFASEFIENGNIRCILGPIFSDDVRAALKEIDRSDICLISPTATDDDLIQLSENFFQANPSLTSRGKTIAQYLYFVENKRNLAVLNSIDGYSPLLAASFIKEFEKLGGTINAKETYKSKSFDLSEQISRISVLSNVIEGIYAPISDASDAGAILSQMVQNGLNVNLYGNQDWFLGKGFESSSTLSNRLTFDSDYFIDYNDPELKDFSTDFKKVTGLEVNRNVLYGYDTAKYLLTVIRNINPTRKNIRYKMESGISVNGFHNNISFSSQRNNKYTNIIRYKDGIFELVEKYRSND; from the coding sequence ATGAGAACAGCTTTTTTATTATTATTCTTGTTTACACTCTCAGTACACTCACAAAATATTTCAGTTGATAATAACCGGGATTTTGAAAAAGCTCTTCAATTTTACAAATCTCACAAGTATTCTGATGCTCTTTCGTTATTTAAGTTGATTGAATCCAGAAAAGAAAATAACTCAAAGCTTACAGCTTCTTCGTTGTTTATTTGCAAAATACTTCAGGAGCAGAAGAAATACTCTGAATCTGAATCTGCCTTAAAAAGTTTCTTAGAAAAGTATCCGACAAGCAGATATCTTGAAGAAGCTAATACTTTACTTATTAATAATTATATACAACAGCAAAAATATCTTTCCGCATTCAACAATTTGATTAATCTGCTTAATGAAAGTAACTCCGTAGTTTACAAAAATGAAAACAAGAATCTGGCAGAAAAAATTGCATTATACTATCTAAAAAGTTCCGATATCGGTAAAACCCTTGAGCAATATGAAAATGAGAAAATAGAACCATTCCTTATTTTGTTAGAAGGGAAGCTGTTATTACAAGAAAATGATAAACTAAATGCTGGTAAAAAATTCAGTGAAATAACTTCTAATTTTATTTCTTCTGAAGAATATTTAGAAGCCTTAAATCTTAAAAAAAATATTAGATCAACACAGAATGATGAATCAGTTCCGGCTGTTGGTGTTTTAATCTCATTAACCGATTCTAATGATAGAGAAATTATCTCTGCGCTTGAGGTGTTGGAGGGAATGAAATTTGCATTTCATAAGTATAATTCAACTAACACTGATAAAATTGGACTAATTGTTAAAGATATTAAACGAAACAATGAATTAACAAATCAATTTGCTTCTGAGTTTATTGAAAATGGTAATATCAGATGTATTTTAGGACCAATTTTTAGTGATGATGTCAGAGCTGCTCTGAAGGAAATTGATAGATCAGATATTTGTTTGATCTCTCCGACTGCAACCGATGATGATTTGATTCAATTAAGCGAAAATTTTTTTCAGGCAAATCCATCATTAACTTCCAGAGGTAAAACAATTGCCCAATATCTTTATTTTGTAGAAAATAAAAGAAACCTTGCAGTGCTCAATTCAATTGATGGATACTCACCATTATTGGCTGCAAGTTTTATAAAGGAATTTGAAAAGCTTGGAGGTACTATTAATGCAAAAGAGACCTACAAGAGTAAGTCGTTTGATCTCAGTGAGCAGATTTCAAGAATTTCTGTTTTATCAAATGTAATAGAAGGTATTTACGCTCCTATATCTGATGCATCTGATGCTGGTGCAATATTATCTCAAATGGTTCAGAATGGATTAAATGTCAATCTTTATGGTAACCAGGATTGGTTTTTGGGAAAAGGATTTGAATCTTCCTCAACATTGAGCAACAGACTAACATTCGATTCCGATTATTTTATAGATTACAACGACCCTGAGTTGAAAGATTTTTCAACTGACTTCAAAAAGGTTACTGGCTTAGAGGTAAATAGAAATGTTTTATACGGCTATGATACTGCAAAGTATTTACTAACCGTAATCAGAAATATTAATCCCACAAGAAAAAACATCCGCTATAAAATGGAATCAGGTATAAGTGTAAATGGATTTCATAACAATATTTCATTCAGTTCACAAAGAAATAATAAATACACTAACATTATCCGTTACAAAGATGGAATCTTTGAACTGGTTGAGAAATATAGATCCAATGATTGA